A portion of the Pseudomonadota bacterium genome contains these proteins:
- a CDS encoding DUF6691 family protein: MNEITLGLITGIFFGILLQQGRVLRFEKQVGAMLLTDMTILKFMLSAIIVGTIGINLLVSTGVVVLKVKATHVGANLIGGSLFGCGWAIMGYCPGTSVGALGEGHWHAIWAILGMLVGAAIYAEVYPAMKTSILTWGSWGKITVPGILGVSPWVLIPVFIIALLLLFILFEKLDL, translated from the coding sequence ATGAATGAAATAACCCTTGGATTAATCACCGGCATCTTTTTTGGCATCCTGCTCCAACAGGGAAGAGTACTGCGTTTTGAAAAACAGGTGGGAGCCATGCTGCTAACAGACATGACCATTCTCAAATTTATGCTTTCAGCCATCATAGTTGGAACTATCGGCATCAACCTGTTGGTGAGTACCGGGGTGGTGGTCCTGAAAGTCAAGGCAACCCATGTGGGTGCCAACCTCATCGGCGGTTCCCTTTTCGGGTGCGGCTGGGCGATTATGGGATACTGTCCCGGAACCTCGGTGGGAGCCCTGGGTGAAGGGCACTGGCACGCTATCTGGGCAATATTAGGCATGCTGGTCGGGGCCGCAATCTATGCTGAAGTTTATCCGGCCATGAAAACAAGTATCCTGACCTGGGGAAGTTGGGGGAAAATAACCGTCCCGGGAATTTTAGGAGTTTCTCCATGGGTCCTGATTCCCGTTTTTATCATTGCCCTGCTCCTCCTTTTTATTCTGTTTGAAAAACTTGATCTCTAA
- a CDS encoding YeeE/YedE thiosulfate transporter family protein, with translation MFVIGILLGSFAASISDRSFKVEAVPPIWKQQFGNKVSTRAVGAFLGGIVAMFGARLAGGCPSGHGLSGLMQFSVSGFLSMAGFFGAGIILAHLVYRSGKGGKS, from the coding sequence ATGTTTGTCATCGGCATCCTGCTCGGATCTTTTGCCGCCTCTATAAGTGATCGAAGCTTCAAAGTTGAAGCTGTGCCACCCATCTGGAAACAACAATTCGGCAACAAAGTCTCCACCCGAGCCGTAGGAGCCTTCCTGGGGGGAATTGTGGCCATGTTCGGCGCCCGGCTCGCAGGTGGTTGCCCCAGTGGCCATGGACTCAGCGGCTTGATGCAGTTTTCCGTCAGCGGGTTCCTCTCCATGGCAGGTTTTTTCGGCGCCGGAATTATACTCGCTCACCTGGTTTACCGGTCCGGAAAAGGAGGAAAGTCATGA
- a CDS encoding ATP-binding protein — protein sequence MKINWQDTYAAIWRPYRKHLHPVQIIDPITLDSLIGIERQKKQLIENTKRFIQQQPANNALLWGARGTGKSSLIKAILNHSHPRGLRLIEIYKDDLTILPEIVDEIRNLAYRFIIFLDDFSFEENDNSYVPLKSVLEGSIEQPPENILIYATSNRRHLLPEYLQDNLESRLVDGELHYADAIEERISLSDRFGLWISFHQTNLQHYLKIIDSYFPHYKGNREQLHEAARLFSMRRWTGSLCLSSASCSDLLPPL from the coding sequence ATGAAGATAAACTGGCAAGATACCTATGCGGCCATCTGGCGCCCTTACAGGAAACATCTACATCCGGTTCAGATCATTGATCCGATCACTCTGGATTCTTTAATTGGCATCGAACGTCAGAAAAAACAACTTATTGAAAACACGAAACGTTTTATCCAGCAGCAACCCGCCAACAATGCGCTGCTCTGGGGTGCGCGCGGAACAGGGAAGTCTTCCTTAATCAAGGCCATATTGAATCATTCCCATCCTCGGGGATTGCGGCTGATAGAAATCTATAAAGATGATCTGACTATTCTGCCGGAGATCGTTGATGAAATTCGCAACCTTGCCTATCGCTTTATTATATTTCTGGATGATTTCTCATTTGAAGAAAATGACAATTCCTACGTACCCCTGAAAAGCGTTTTAGAAGGCAGCATCGAACAACCCCCGGAAAATATACTGATTTATGCCACCTCAAATCGTCGCCATCTGCTGCCCGAATACCTGCAGGACAATCTGGAGAGCAGACTGGTTGATGGAGAGCTCCATTACGCGGATGCGATTGAAGAACGCATTTCCCTTTCAGATCGATTCGGTCTCTGGATCTCTTTTCACCAAACCAATCTACAACACTATTTGAAAATCATCGACAGTTATTTCCCACATTACAAAGGCAACCGTGAACAACTCCATGAAGCAGCAAGACTTTTTTCCATGAGAAGGTGGACTGGCAGTTTATGTTTGTCATCGGCATCCTGCTCGGATCTTTTGCCGCCTCTATAA
- a CDS encoding cold-shock protein yields the protein MAEGTVKWFNDQKGYGFIEQDSGEDIFVHHSAIEGTGFKSLSEGDRVAFDVGQGQKGPAAENVKKL from the coding sequence TTGGCAGAAGGAACAGTGAAATGGTTTAACGACCAAAAAGGGTATGGTTTTATTGAACAGGACAGTGGTGAGGATATTTTCGTGCATCATTCAGCTATTGAAGGGACGGGGTTTAAATCCCTTTCTGAAGGTGATCGTGTAGCTTTTGATGTCGGTCAAGGGCAAAAAGGTCCGGCAGCTGAGAACGTCAAAAAACTATAA